The proteins below are encoded in one region of Halalkalicoccus jeotgali B3:
- the metX gene encoding homoserine O-acetyltransferase MetX — MSDNRELASLGEFRFECGESIPDLQIAYETYGEFTGENCVLVCHALTGSAHVAGSFRDTTTDQASAWWEDIVGPGKAVDTAEYYVVCANIPGSCYGSSGPASENPETGEPYGTDFPPVTVGDWTRSQRKLLDHLGVGRLHAVVGGSVGGMNALDWAVRYPDDVRRVAPVATAARLDAQCLGMDAIARRAITTDPNWRGGEYYGGPAPDDGLALARQLGHMMYLSKASMERKFDRRSAGRDAHREAFPADPAADFFPYRDVESYLDYQSTKFVERFDANSYLYLTRAMDDYDLSSGYESDADALAAFTGEALLMSFTGDWHFTVAQSERVAEAFRATDGDVAHHVIESDHGHDAFLVEPGKVGPPLADFIDDGLAGKAITDTKTDQSSDFAPVHASLFSR; from the coding sequence ATGAGCGACAACCGAGAACTCGCCTCGCTCGGGGAGTTTCGCTTCGAGTGTGGCGAGTCCATTCCCGACCTCCAGATCGCCTACGAGACCTACGGCGAGTTCACCGGCGAGAACTGCGTGCTGGTCTGTCACGCCCTGACCGGCAGCGCCCACGTCGCGGGCTCGTTTCGCGACACGACGACGGATCAGGCCTCGGCGTGGTGGGAGGACATCGTCGGGCCGGGCAAAGCCGTCGACACCGCCGAGTACTACGTCGTCTGTGCGAATATCCCCGGATCGTGTTACGGCTCTTCGGGGCCCGCCAGCGAGAACCCCGAAACGGGTGAGCCCTACGGCACCGACTTTCCGCCCGTCACGGTCGGGGACTGGACGCGTTCACAGCGGAAACTGCTGGACCATCTGGGCGTGGGACGCCTGCACGCCGTCGTCGGGGGCTCGGTCGGCGGGATGAACGCGCTCGATTGGGCAGTCAGGTACCCCGACGACGTTCGGCGGGTCGCGCCGGTCGCCACCGCCGCCCGCCTCGACGCCCAGTGTCTGGGCATGGACGCCATCGCCCGGCGGGCGATCACGACCGATCCCAACTGGCGGGGTGGCGAGTATTACGGGGGGCCAGCGCCCGACGACGGGCTGGCGCTCGCTCGGCAGTTGGGGCATATGATGTACCTCTCGAAGGCCTCGATGGAGCGCAAGTTCGACCGCCGTTCGGCGGGTCGGGACGCCCACCGCGAGGCGTTTCCCGCCGACCCCGCCGCCGACTTCTTCCCGTATCGGGACGTCGAGTCGTACCTCGACTACCAGTCGACGAAGTTCGTCGAGCGCTTCGACGCCAACAGCTATCTCTATCTCACGCGGGCGATGGACGACTACGACCTGTCCTCGGGATACGAGTCCGACGCCGACGCGCTCGCGGCCTTTACTGGCGAGGCGCTTCTGATGAGTTTTACCGGCGACTGGCACTTCACCGTCGCCCAGTCCGAGCGCGTCGCTGAGGCGTTTCGCGCGACCGACGGGGACGTCGCTCACCACGTCATCGAGTCCGACCACGGCCACGACGCGTTTCTCGTCGAACCCGGGAAGGTGGGGCCACCGCTCGCGGACTTCATCGACGACGGCCTCGCGGGCAAGGCGATAACCGACACGAAGACGGACCAGAGTAGCGACTTCGCGCCGGTCCACGCGAGCCTCTTCTCGCGGTGA
- a CDS encoding nucleoside hydrolase, whose product MSLLIDTDPGCDDALALLLALESDLDVVGLTTVAGNSTITNTTRNTLALLDFFDSDLPVARGAGRPLVKRQDTAEFIHGEGGLKGDLPAPTREPVDISGAEFIVEKACEDGDLTIAAIGPLTNLALALGIEPDLPELLDDVLVMGGAVYAPGNRTPAAEANLHADPDAASRVLQSLDPTFVGLGVTMRATLDPATLDRSGRRGAIVEEWLTYYPDDVRERYGIDRSPIHDAAVIAHLTDGVLTLEDRALEIDTREGPCRGALLSDEYGVTEEPENGRVATDIDAERFRETMGEAIESVL is encoded by the coding sequence ATGTCTCTTCTCATCGATACGGACCCCGGCTGTGACGACGCACTCGCCCTGCTGCTCGCGCTCGAAAGCGACCTTGACGTGGTCGGCCTCACGACGGTCGCCGGGAATTCCACTATCACGAACACCACCCGGAACACCCTCGCGCTGCTCGACTTCTTCGACAGCGACCTCCCCGTCGCCCGTGGAGCCGGCCGACCCCTCGTCAAACGCCAGGACACCGCGGAGTTCATCCACGGTGAGGGCGGGCTGAAGGGCGACCTACCCGCTCCCACCCGCGAGCCCGTCGACATCTCAGGTGCCGAGTTCATCGTCGAAAAAGCATGCGAGGACGGCGATCTCACGATCGCCGCGATCGGCCCGCTGACCAACCTCGCGCTGGCTCTGGGGATCGAGCCCGACCTGCCCGAACTCCTCGACGACGTGCTCGTCATGGGCGGAGCGGTCTACGCGCCGGGCAACCGCACCCCCGCCGCGGAGGCGAACCTCCATGCCGATCCCGACGCCGCCAGCCGCGTGCTTCAGTCGCTCGACCCCACCTTCGTCGGGTTGGGCGTCACCATGCGCGCGACGCTCGATCCCGCCACCCTCGATCGCTCGGGCCGACGCGGCGCGATCGTCGAGGAGTGGCTCACCTACTACCCCGACGACGTGAGAGAGCGCTACGGGATCGACCGTTCGCCGATCCACGACGCGGCGGTGATCGCCCATCTCACCGACGGCGTCCTCACCCTCGAAGATCGCGCGCTCGAAATCGACACGCGCGAGGGGCCCTGCCGCGGGGCGCTCCTCAGTGACGAGTACGGCGTCACCGAGGAGCCCGAAAACGGCCGGGTCGCGACCGATATCGACGCCGAGCGCTTTCGCGAGACGATGGGCGAGGCGATCGAGTCGGTGCTGTGA
- a CDS encoding pyridoxal-phosphate-dependent aminotransferase family protein has translation MTEKREYRDDYTDKTLYIPGPTEVREDVIEAMAQPMFGHRMDRMTDLYTTIVEDTKDFLDTDNDVVILTASGTEFWEASTLNLVDENILVATCGSFSERHANVAERLGKDVDRLEYEWGQAVKPEDVREALETSEKQYDVVACVMNESSTGVRNPIEEIGDVIAEYPDTYFVVDAVSALGGDAVDIDEHGIDVLFASSQKAFAMPPGLAICTVSEDAYEREVGKESASWYGGFQRTIDYYDRKGQTHSTPAIPIMLAYRTQMKHMLDEGHKNRDKRHREMAEYTREWARENFGTFPEAGYESQTVSCIENTRGIDVAGTIDAVSEEYDMVFSNGYGSQLGEKTFRIGHMGEHDVESIRALTDAIEDVAGL, from the coding sequence GTGACCGAGAAACGCGAATACAGAGACGACTACACGGACAAGACGCTGTACATCCCCGGCCCGACGGAGGTCCGCGAGGACGTCATCGAGGCGATGGCCCAGCCGATGTTCGGCCATCGGATGGACCGGATGACCGACCTCTACACCACGATCGTCGAGGACACGAAGGATTTTCTCGATACCGACAACGACGTCGTGATCCTCACCGCCTCCGGCACGGAGTTCTGGGAGGCCTCGACGCTCAACCTCGTCGACGAAAACATCCTCGTCGCGACCTGCGGGAGCTTCAGCGAACGCCACGCCAACGTGGCCGAGCGCCTGGGCAAGGACGTCGACCGACTCGAATACGAGTGGGGGCAGGCGGTCAAACCCGAGGACGTCCGCGAGGCGCTCGAAACGAGCGAGAAACAGTACGACGTCGTCGCCTGCGTGATGAACGAGTCCTCGACCGGGGTTCGCAACCCGATCGAGGAGATCGGCGACGTCATCGCCGAGTACCCTGACACCTACTTCGTCGTCGACGCCGTCTCCGCGCTCGGCGGGGATGCCGTCGACATCGACGAACACGGGATCGACGTGCTCTTTGCGTCCTCGCAGAAGGCCTTCGCCATGCCGCCGGGGCTGGCGATCTGTACCGTCAGCGAGGACGCCTACGAGCGCGAGGTAGGGAAGGAGTCGGCCTCCTGGTACGGCGGCTTCCAGCGCACTATCGACTACTATGACCGCAAGGGCCAGACCCACTCGACGCCCGCGATCCCGATCATGCTCGCATATCGAACGCAGATGAAACACATGCTCGATGAGGGTCACAAGAATAGGGATAAACGCCACCGCGAGATGGCCGAATACACCCGCGAGTGGGCCCGTGAGAACTTCGGCACCTTCCCCGAGGCGGGCTACGAGTCCCAGACGGTGAGCTGTATCGAGAATACACGAGGAATCGACGTCGCCGGGACGATCGACGCCGTCAGCGAAGAGTACGACATGGTCTTCTCGAACGGCTACGGCTCACAGCTCGGCGAGAAGACGTTCCGCATCGGGCACATGGGCGAACACGACGTCGAGAGCATTCGTGCGCTCACGGACGCCATCGAGGACGTCGCGGGGCTATAG
- a CDS encoding MFS transporter has protein sequence MIAPVGASVSSPRRDRVVLAAVVFVVLLAQVLLYPGIADLVAALGASTDLDASMWFLVAEFSAFVVCASLWGAASDRAGRRVPFIALGATGGAAGYLGLAALPAVVDLAFAHVLLIRVLQGAMTIAAFSLSMTMLMDLPGGHGKNMGAAGIAIGGGTATGAPLGGQLATLDPLAPLWVAGVLLLAVVPLVGLLGDRAPGEGRGSLREILGGLTETPALGLPFAFGFIDRMTAGFFALVGTFYFQETFGIGPAETGIVLGMFFVPFALLQYPMGVLSDRIGRTLPIVVGSACFGGAIVLVGLAPTLSLAQAGMVLVGVLGALVSPATMALVTDLANESERGASMAGFNIAGSMGFLAGFLVGGTVADAYGYLAAFLVVGGLEVLIAAVCLPLFLRIEIPVEGTFRPE, from the coding sequence GTGATCGCCCCCGTAGGGGCGAGCGTGAGCTCTCCGAGGCGCGACCGGGTCGTGCTCGCGGCGGTGGTCTTCGTCGTGTTGCTGGCGCAAGTACTCCTCTATCCGGGGATCGCCGACCTCGTGGCGGCGCTGGGCGCGAGTACCGACCTGGACGCGAGCATGTGGTTTCTCGTCGCGGAGTTCTCGGCGTTCGTCGTCTGTGCGAGCCTCTGGGGGGCCGCCAGCGACCGAGCGGGGCGACGAGTACCCTTCATCGCCCTCGGGGCGACCGGCGGTGCGGCGGGTTATCTCGGGCTGGCGGCCCTCCCCGCAGTCGTGGATCTCGCCTTCGCCCACGTGCTATTGATCCGCGTCCTGCAGGGCGCGATGACCATCGCGGCCTTCTCGCTGTCGATGACGATGTTGATGGACCTGCCGGGCGGGCACGGCAAGAACATGGGTGCGGCGGGCATCGCCATCGGCGGGGGTACCGCGACCGGCGCGCCGCTTGGCGGCCAACTCGCCACGCTGGACCCGCTCGCACCCCTCTGGGTCGCCGGGGTGTTGTTGCTCGCGGTCGTCCCGCTGGTCGGGCTTCTCGGCGATCGGGCCCCCGGGGAGGGGCGGGGATCGCTGCGGGAGATCCTCGGGGGACTCACGGAAACCCCGGCGCTCGGGTTGCCCTTCGCCTTCGGCTTCATCGACCGGATGACCGCTGGGTTCTTCGCGCTCGTGGGCACCTTTTACTTCCAGGAGACCTTCGGGATCGGGCCCGCAGAAACCGGGATCGTCCTCGGGATGTTCTTCGTCCCCTTCGCGCTGTTGCAGTATCCGATGGGCGTGCTCTCCGATCGGATCGGTCGGACGCTCCCCATCGTGGTCGGCTCGGCGTGTTTCGGCGGCGCGATCGTCCTCGTCGGGCTGGCTCCGACGCTTTCGCTCGCGCAGGCCGGCATGGTGCTAGTGGGGGTGCTGGGCGCGCTCGTCTCGCCGGCGACGATGGCGCTCGTGACCGATCTGGCGAACGAGAGCGAGCGCGGCGCGTCGATGGCCGGGTTCAACATCGCCGGCAGCATGGGCTTTCTCGCGGGCTTTCTCGTCGGTGGCACCGTCGCCGATGCGTATGGGTATCTCGCGGCCTTCCTCGTCGTCGGTGGCCTCGAGGTCCTGATCGCCGCTGTCTGTCTGCCGCTGTTCTTGCGGATCGAGATCCCCGTCGAGGGAACGTTTCGCCCGGAGTGA
- a CDS encoding O-acetylhomoserine aminocarboxypropyltransferase/cysteine synthase family protein, which translates to MNRWGPATRSVHAGTRADPATGARAPPIYQTTSYEFESADHAADLYALSAEGDVYSRISNPTTRALEERLAALEGGAGAVATASGMAALDAATFLLAAPGDSIVSSSAIYGGTTAYFEHVAGRRGIETRFVDTLDYEAYENAIDEGTAYVHCETIGNPSLVTPDIERLGEIAHDHDVPLVVDNTFATPYLCRPVERGADLVWESTTKWLHGSGSTVGGVLVDGGEFDWSGYEELAGENPAYEGIDFSRDFSDAPFAAATRFRSLRALGAQQAPFDAWATLQGLESFPLRMERHCENARIVAEFLADHEAVAWVTYPGLESHPTHDNAREYLEGGFGGMIAFGLENGFEGGKRVCEAVDLVSFVANIGDAKSLIIHPASTTHGQLTPEQRAKSGVTEDLVRLSVGIEDPEDILADLDRAIERATGGEP; encoded by the coding sequence ATGAATCGATGGGGACCCGCGACGCGGAGCGTCCACGCCGGCACGCGTGCGGACCCGGCGACGGGCGCTCGCGCGCCGCCGATCTATCAGACGACCTCCTACGAGTTCGAGAGCGCCGACCACGCCGCCGACCTCTACGCGCTCTCGGCGGAGGGCGACGTCTACTCGCGGATCAGCAACCCGACGACGCGGGCGCTCGAGGAGCGTCTGGCCGCCCTCGAAGGCGGTGCCGGGGCGGTCGCCACCGCCTCGGGAATGGCCGCCCTCGACGCCGCGACCTTCCTGCTTGCTGCCCCCGGCGACTCGATCGTTTCTTCCTCCGCTATCTACGGCGGCACTACCGCCTACTTCGAGCACGTCGCCGGTCGCCGGGGGATCGAAACCCGGTTCGTCGACACGCTCGATTACGAGGCCTACGAGAACGCGATCGACGAGGGGACGGCGTACGTCCACTGCGAGACCATCGGCAATCCGTCGCTCGTCACGCCCGACATCGAACGCCTCGGGGAGATCGCACACGATCACGACGTGCCGCTCGTGGTCGACAACACGTTCGCCACTCCCTACCTCTGTCGGCCCGTAGAGCGTGGCGCGGATCTCGTCTGGGAGTCGACCACGAAGTGGCTCCACGGTTCGGGCTCGACGGTCGGCGGCGTGCTCGTCGACGGCGGGGAGTTCGACTGGTCGGGCTACGAGGAACTGGCGGGCGAGAACCCCGCCTACGAGGGCATCGATTTCAGTCGCGACTTTTCGGATGCTCCCTTCGCGGCCGCCACCCGGTTTCGGTCGCTGCGGGCATTGGGCGCCCAGCAGGCGCCCTTCGACGCCTGGGCCACCCTCCAGGGGCTCGAATCGTTCCCCCTCCGGATGGAACGCCACTGCGAGAACGCGCGGATCGTCGCGGAGTTCCTCGCGGATCACGAGGCCGTCGCGTGGGTCACGTATCCCGGCCTCGAGTCGCACCCGACCCACGACAACGCCCGCGAGTACCTCGAAGGGGGCTTCGGCGGGATGATCGCCTTCGGGCTCGAAAACGGCTTCGAGGGTGGGAAACGCGTCTGTGAGGCCGTCGACCTGGTGAGCTTCGTCGCCAACATCGGCGACGCGAAATCGCTGATCATCCACCCCGCCTCGACGACCCACGGCCAGCTCACGCCCGAGCAGCGCGCGAAAAGCGGCGTCACCGAGGATCTGGTCCGACTGTCGGTGGGCATCGAGGACCCCGAGGACATCCTGGCCGATCTCGACCGGGCGATCGAGCGCGCGACGGGCGGGGAGCCATGA
- a CDS encoding serine hydrolase domain-containing protein: MSPSTDISRRTVLKGAGAAAAGAVAGRPAGAQSDPDSPDPDGLETFVDGLMAEGLAEHDVAGATVAVVGGGETLLAKGYGRADVENDEPVDAEETLFRIGSVSKLFGWTGVMQGVERGEFDLDTDVNEYLEDVTIPGAYSEPVTLDHLGTHTPGFEERYRGTFVEDPEDLRPLGETLAGEQPTRVRPPGELAAYSNYGAALAGHIVAEQAGTSFGGYVQANVFEPLGMDHSTFAQPVPEGVGEVSKGYRYQDGEFVEGEFEYVGIAPAGSMSATATDMARFMRAHLAGGELKGTRILEAGTVEAMHRRRFAHDERVDGICYGFYEMSHGGERAIGHGGDTELFHSQLLLAPEQDLGLFVSYNSPGGTQAREEFIGAFLDRYLGEPDPPAVADGVTRGEALTGSYRAIRYPHTTYEKIGALGGAMEVRIDDDALVTELPGAGVERWIEVEPLVFRREDGGDTLVFEEDDGEITHLFLGSVPVMAFERLAWYEATTAQLAVVGLSLLVFLSAVVGWSALGLWHRMRDRPPGPERPRIARWTAGLASALFVGFAVGLGTLVAVDPNAILFEAPPALLGLLALPVLGVVATLGTLACCVLAWHDGDWGVLSRLHYTLVALTCVVFLAVLRYWNLLGFRL; encoded by the coding sequence ATGAGTCCCTCCACCGACATCTCCCGTCGAACCGTCCTCAAGGGCGCAGGAGCGGCCGCCGCCGGGGCGGTGGCCGGGCGGCCGGCCGGCGCCCAGTCCGACCCCGACTCGCCCGACCCCGATGGCCTGGAGACGTTCGTCGACGGGCTGATGGCCGAAGGGCTCGCCGAACACGACGTCGCGGGCGCGACGGTCGCGGTCGTCGGCGGGGGTGAGACGCTGCTCGCGAAGGGCTACGGGCGGGCCGACGTCGAGAACGACGAACCCGTCGACGCCGAGGAGACCCTCTTTCGGATCGGCTCGGTCTCGAAGCTGTTCGGCTGGACGGGCGTGATGCAGGGGGTCGAGCGGGGCGAGTTCGACCTCGATACGGACGTCAACGAGTATTTAGAGGACGTGACGATCCCCGGGGCCTACAGCGAACCGGTCACGCTCGACCACCTCGGCACCCACACGCCGGGCTTCGAGGAGCGCTACCGGGGGACGTTCGTCGAGGATCCCGAAGACCTCCGCCCGCTCGGTGAGACGTTGGCCGGCGAACAGCCGACACGGGTTCGCCCACCGGGGGAGCTTGCCGCCTACTCGAACTACGGGGCCGCGCTCGCGGGCCATATCGTCGCCGAGCAAGCCGGAACGAGCTTCGGGGGCTACGTGCAGGCGAACGTCTTCGAGCCGCTGGGGATGGATCACAGCACGTTCGCCCAGCCGGTGCCGGAGGGGGTCGGTGAGGTCTCGAAGGGCTACCGGTATCAAGATGGGGAGTTCGTCGAGGGCGAGTTCGAGTACGTCGGAATCGCGCCCGCAGGCTCGATGAGCGCGACCGCCACGGACATGGCGCGATTCATGCGCGCGCACCTGGCGGGCGGAGAGCTGAAGGGAACACGGATCCTCGAAGCGGGGACAGTCGAGGCGATGCACCGCCGGCGGTTCGCCCACGACGAGCGGGTCGACGGGATCTGTTATGGCTTCTACGAGATGAGCCACGGCGGGGAACGGGCCATCGGCCACGGCGGCGATACGGAACTCTTTCACAGCCAGCTGTTGCTCGCACCCGAACAGGACCTCGGGCTGTTCGTCTCGTACAACAGCCCCGGCGGGACGCAGGCCCGCGAGGAGTTCATCGGGGCCTTTCTCGACCGCTACCTCGGGGAGCCCGACCCGCCGGCTGTGGCCGACGGGGTGACCCGCGGCGAGGCGCTCACGGGGTCCTACCGAGCGATCCGTTATCCACACACCACCTACGAGAAGATCGGCGCGCTGGGCGGGGCGATGGAGGTCCGGATCGATGACGACGCGCTCGTGACGGAGCTCCCCGGGGCCGGCGTCGAGCGGTGGATCGAGGTCGAGCCGTTGGTCTTTCGCCGCGAGGACGGCGGGGATACCCTGGTTTTCGAGGAGGACGACGGCGAGATCACCCACCTCTTTCTGGGGAGCGTTCCGGTGATGGCGTTCGAGCGTCTCGCGTGGTACGAGGCGACGACGGCGCAGCTCGCGGTGGTCGGGCTCTCGCTTCTCGTGTTCCTCTCTGCGGTCGTGGGCTGGTCCGCACTCGGGCTCTGGCACCGAATGAGGGACCGCCCGCCGGGGCCCGAACGGCCGCGGATCGCGCGGTGGACGGCGGGACTCGCAAGCGCGCTGTTCGTCGGGTTCGCCGTCGGGCTCGGCACCCTCGTGGCCGTCGACCCCAACGCGATACTGTTCGAGGCACCACCGGCGTTGCTGGGGTTGCTTGCGCTCCCGGTGCTGGGGGTGGTGGCGACGCTCGGAACGCTCGCGTGCTGTGTGCTCGCGTGGCACGACGGCGACTGGGGAGTGCTCTCGCGGCTCCACTACACGTTGGTGGCGCTGACGTGCGTAGTATTCCTCGCGGTGCTTCGCTACTGGAACCTGCTCGGGTTCCGTCTCTGA
- a CDS encoding enolase C-terminal domain-like protein: MEPRITRIQSTEFSYPIEDVGTDENGFNLTYEPGAVTERKLFALQIETTEGITGEYIGGNSPAFAQINTVADYLIGKNPLHRERHWSELKRALRKYDRMGIGPLDIALWDFAGKYHDAPIHELLGTYRERLPTYASTYHADDSGGLNSPAAYADFAEECRERGFPGFKIHGWGGGDDARQIDREIATVHAVGERVGSGMDLMLDPACEYETFADALQVGKACDKQDFYWYEDPYRDGGSSQHAHRKLGEHIDTPILQTEHVRGLEPFTDFIASGATDFVRADPEYDGGITGAMKRAKIAEGFGLDVEFHAPGPAQRHCIAATRNANYYELALVHPKCDNTQPPVYLGGYSDQLDAVDPDGTVGVPDGPGLGVEYDWEYIESRALGGREYE, encoded by the coding sequence ATGGAACCACGGATCACCCGGATCCAGTCGACGGAGTTCTCCTACCCGATCGAAGACGTCGGCACCGACGAGAACGGCTTCAACCTGACCTACGAACCCGGGGCGGTCACCGAGCGGAAGCTCTTCGCCCTCCAGATCGAGACCACCGAGGGGATCACCGGCGAGTATATCGGCGGCAATTCGCCGGCGTTCGCCCAGATCAACACGGTGGCGGACTACCTGATCGGGAAGAACCCCCTGCACCGAGAGCGCCACTGGAGCGAACTCAAGCGCGCCTTGCGGAAGTACGACCGCATGGGGATCGGGCCGCTCGACATCGCGCTGTGGGATTTTGCGGGCAAGTACCACGACGCCCCGATCCACGAGCTATTGGGGACGTATCGTGAGCGCCTGCCCACGTATGCCTCGACGTATCATGCCGACGACAGCGGCGGGCTCAACTCCCCGGCGGCGTACGCCGACTTCGCGGAGGAGTGTCGCGAACGGGGGTTTCCGGGTTTCAAGATCCACGGCTGGGGTGGCGGCGACGACGCCCGACAGATAGACAGGGAGATCGCCACGGTTCATGCCGTCGGCGAGCGCGTCGGCAGCGGGATGGACCTGATGCTCGATCCGGCCTGCGAGTACGAGACGTTCGCCGACGCCCTTCAGGTCGGGAAGGCGTGTGACAAACAGGACTTCTACTGGTACGAGGACCCGTATCGCGACGGCGGGAGCAGCCAGCACGCTCACCGCAAACTGGGCGAGCACATAGACACCCCAATTTTGCAGACCGAACACGTCCGGGGGCTCGAACCCTTTACCGACTTCATCGCGAGCGGGGCAACGGATTTCGTCCGCGCGGACCCCGAGTACGACGGCGGGATCACCGGCGCGATGAAACGCGCGAAGATCGCGGAAGGGTTCGGCCTCGACGTGGAGTTTCACGCGCCCGGACCGGCCCAGCGCCACTGTATCGCCGCGACGAGGAACGCGAACTACTACGAGCTCGCGTTGGTCCACCCGAAATGCGACAACACCCAGCCGCCGGTCTATCTCGGCGGCTACTCCGATCAGCTCGATGCGGTCGATCCGGACGGAACGGTCGGCGTTCCCGACGGACCCGGCCTCGGCGTCGAGTACGACTGGGAGTACATCGAATCGCGCGCACTCGGCGGCCGGGAGTACGAATAG
- a CDS encoding manganese catalase family protein → MFFHDDELQYPVEVEEPNPAFARMLQQAIGGVEGEIRVFMQYLFQGMNQPPDNEQMRMLLYETAMEELGHVEMLATAVAKNLEGAPVGMREEFAQDGAVNAAMQGYLPRQFLSAGFGAMPEDSQGNPFSTDHVYASGNPAGDLYANVTAEATGRTLATRLWEMTDDPGMKDMLSYLIARDTMHQNQWLAALQDLGDPEDAFDHLPVPDSFPQEEENQEFNYEFFSTTKEPTDNPETAWTTGESVDGKSEFSFGRQPGGGKPNLPSPDPRAYNDPTE, encoded by the coding sequence ATGTTTTTCCACGACGACGAACTCCAGTATCCGGTCGAGGTAGAGGAACCGAACCCGGCGTTCGCGCGGATGCTCCAGCAGGCCATCGGGGGCGTCGAGGGCGAGATCCGCGTGTTCATGCAGTACCTGTTCCAAGGGATGAACCAGCCGCCGGATAACGAGCAGATGCGTATGCTGCTCTACGAGACGGCCATGGAGGAACTCGGCCACGTCGAGATGCTCGCGACGGCAGTCGCGAAGAACCTCGAGGGTGCGCCCGTCGGGATGCGCGAGGAGTTCGCCCAGGACGGCGCGGTCAACGCCGCGATGCAGGGCTACCTGCCCCGGCAGTTCCTCTCTGCGGGTTTCGGCGCGATGCCCGAGGACAGCCAGGGCAACCCCTTCAGCACGGATCACGTCTACGCGAGCGGCAACCCCGCCGGTGACCTCTACGCGAACGTGACCGCCGAAGCGACGGGACGAACGCTCGCGACCCGGCTCTGGGAGATGACGGACGATCCGGGCATGAAGGACATGCTGTCGTACCTCATCGCCCGGGACACCATGCACCAGAACCAGTGGCTCGCGGCGCTGCAGGATCTGGGCGACCCCGAGGACGCGTTCGATCACCTGCCCGTGCCCGACAGCTTCCCGCAGGAGGAGGAGAACCAGGAGTTCAACTACGAGTTCTTCTCGACCACCAAGGAGCCGACCGACAACCCCGAGACGGCATGGACGACGGGCGAGTCGGTCGACGGCAAGAGCGAGTTCTCCTTCGGGCGCCAGCCCGGCGGCGGCAAGCCCAACCTCCCCTCGCCGGACCCGCGGGCGTACAACGACCCGACCGAATAG
- the serB gene encoding phosphoserine phosphatase SerB — MTLVAFDFDGTLSDSEMTVLLGERCGVADEMAEITERAMNDEMSYADSLRQRAALLDGLSREEAEAAYGEVRLRPDAAALIEALNAAGVHTAILTGGFERGVERALSREGITVDSIVANRLPMEDGELTGEVEGPLIEGTKDNALRRLASAQGVDPGATVAVGDGANDLPMLRVAGLAVGFDPKPAVEPHCEEVISEMSQLRRLFENRGVL, encoded by the coding sequence ATGACACTGGTGGCCTTCGACTTCGACGGCACCCTCTCGGACTCGGAGATGACCGTCCTGCTCGGCGAGCGCTGTGGCGTCGCCGACGAGATGGCCGAGATCACCGAGCGCGCGATGAACGACGAGATGAGCTACGCCGACAGCCTGCGCCAGCGCGCCGCGCTGTTGGACGGACTGTCGCGCGAGGAGGCGGAGGCGGCCTACGGCGAAGTTCGTCTCAGGCCGGACGCGGCGGCACTGATCGAGGCGCTCAACGCGGCGGGCGTCCACACCGCCATCCTGACGGGGGGGTTCGAGCGCGGGGTCGAGCGCGCACTCTCCCGCGAGGGCATCACGGTGGACTCGATCGTCGCCAACCGCCTGCCCATGGAAGACGGGGAATTGACGGGCGAGGTCGAGGGCCCCCTGATCGAGGGGACCAAGGACAACGCCCTGCGCAGACTGGCGAGCGCACAGGGCGTCGATCCCGGGGCGACGGTCGCCGTCGGGGACGGCGCCAACGACCTGCCGATGTTGCGAGTCGCCGGACTCGCGGTCGGGTTCGACCCGAAACCCGCCGTCGAGCCCCACTGTGAGGAAGTGATTTCGGAGATGTCGCAGCTTCGCCGGTTGTTCGAAAATCGAGGCGTTCTCTGA